One Camelina sativa cultivar DH55 chromosome 3, Cs, whole genome shotgun sequence genomic window carries:
- the LOC104777470 gene encoding basic leucine zipper 34-like, translating to MEDLNRLSNTRNFGFIGGQSRVPQKNIGKNISPLYNMHHSASLDDLLTEEQPAWLDELLSEPTSPKINKGHRRSASDTAAYLHSAIMPFKEDELMKSHVAGPSWQFQNYDLWQSTTNGTNFQTQSYGAINRLSTPNSKSIEKHVGKMKEGTSTKPDGSGSKTDSKRIKHQNAHRARLRRLEYISDLERTIQVLQVEGCEMSSAIHYLDQQLIMLSMENRALKQRMDSLAEIQKLKHVEQQFLEREIRSLQCRRQQQPLQNQKQVQPIQQNRHKKYQPHVTQEPESQFAALAI from the exons ATGGAAGATTTAAACAGGTTGTCAAACACGAGAAATTTTGGATTCATTGGAGGACAATCACGAGTTCCCCAAAAAAACATcggaaaaaatatttctccacTGTATAATATGCACCACAGTGCTTCTTTAGATGATCTTCTAACAGAGGAACAACCAGCTTGGCTCGATGAGCTCTTAAGTGAGCCAACGTCACCTAAGATTAACAAAGGTCATAGACGTTCAGCTAGTGACACAGCTGCTTACTTGCACTCAGCTATAATGCCTTTTAAGGAAGATGAGCTTATGAAAAGTCATGTTGCTGGTCCTTCTTGGCAATTTCAGAACTATGATTTGTGGCAGTCTACCACAAATGGAACCAATTTCCAAACACAATCATACGGAGCTATTAATAGATTAAGTACCCCAAATTCAAAATCCATTGAGAAACATGTAGGAAAAATGAAAGAGGGAACTTCCACAAAACCAGATGGTTCTGGATCAAAGACTGACTCTAAACGTATCAAACA TCAAAATGCTCATAGAGCACGTCTAAGAAGGCTGGAATACATTTCAGATCTCGAAAGGACCATCCAAGTACTACAA gTTGAAGGATGTGAAATGTCATCTGCCATTCACTACTTGGATCAACAGTTAATCATGCTTAGCATGGAAAATAGAGCTTTAAAACAACGTATGGATAGTTTAGCAGAAATCCAAAAGCTTAAACAtg TGGAGCAACAAtttcttgagagagagataaggagTTTACAGTGTCgacgacaacaacaaccactACAGAACCAAAAACAAGTGCAACCGATACAACAAAACCGACACAAGAAATATCAACCACATGTCACTCAAGAACCCGAATCCCAGTTTGCAGCCTTGgcaatatga
- the LOC104777469 gene encoding ran-binding protein 10-like, translated as MSSSPSPANSANGGDTTNAGNGQDLNLLHFLDKVRLAATRDAKEDEGEDSPTELNTINSAGGFLVVSPDKLSVKYTNMNLHGHDVGVVQANRPAPVKCLTYYFEIFVKDSGVKGQVAIGFTKESFKMRRQPGWEVNSCGYHGDDGFLYRGQGKGEPFGPKYTKDDTVGGGINYATQEFFFTKNGAIVGKIPKDIKGHLFPTVAVHSQNEEVLVNFGKKKFAFDIKGYEVSERNKQQMAIEKISIPPNIGYGLVKTYLLHYGYEETLDAFNLATKTTVPPINIDQGNAIDEDDSPYALKQRKILRQLVRNGEIDAAMVKLREWYPETVQDDKSVVCFLLHCQHFIELLRVGKLEEGVKYGRLELAKFVGLTGFQDIIEDCFALLVYEKPEESPVGYFLEDSHKELVADAVNAAILSTNPNKRDAQSHLHSHLEKLLRQLTVCCLERRSLNGDQGETFRLHRVLDNNSTRR; from the exons ATGAGCTCTTCACCATCGCCGGCGAATTCCGCCAACGGCGGCGATACAACCAACGCCGGTAACGGTCAAGATCTGAACTTACTACACTTCTTGGATAAGGTTCGTCTCGCCGCTACGCGAGATGCCAAGGAAGACGAAGGCGAAGATTCGCCGACGGAGTTGAACACGATCAATAGCGCAGGCGGGTTTCTCGTGGTTTCTCCTGATAAGCTTTCGGTTAAGTACACGAATATGAATCTTCATGGCCACGACGTTGGCGTTGTTCAAGCGAACAGACCTGCTCCGGTCAAGTGTCTCACTTACTACTTTGagatttttgttaaagattCTGGGGTTAAAGGGCAAGTTGCGATTGGTTTTACTAAGGAGAGCTTCAAAATGAGGAGACAACCTGg ATGGGAAGTGAACAGCTGTGGCTATCATGGGGATGATGGATTTCTGTATCGTGGCCAGGGAAAAGGTGAACCTTTTGGTCCAAAGTATACCAAAGATGATACAGTTGGCGGCGGTATAAATTACGCTACGCAAGAGTTCTTTTTCAC TAAAAACGGGGCTATTGTTGGGAAAATCCCCAAGGACATAAAAGGTCATCTGTTCCCTACTGTAGCTGTACATAGCCAAAATGAGGA GGTATTAGTCAACTTTGGGAAGAAGAAATTTGCTTTCGATATTAAG GGTTATGAAGTATCAGAGAGGAATAAGCAACAAATGGCTATCGAAAAAATATCCATACCTCCAAACATTGGTTATGG GCTTGTAAAGACCTACCTGTTACACTATGGTTATGAGGAGACACTCGATGCTTTCAACCTTGCTACTAAAACTACAGTTCCGCCTATTAATATAGATCAAGGAAATGCTATTGATGAGGATGATTCGCCATATGctttgaaacaaagaaagattctTAGACAG CTTGTCAGAAATGGTGAGATTGATGCTGCTATGGTTAAACTCCGGGAGTGGTATCCCGAAACTGTACAG GACGATAAATCGGTGGTTTGTTTCCTCCTGCACTGTCAACATTTTATTGAATTACTACGG GTTGGAAAACTTGAAGAAGGTGTGAAGTATGGCAGACTTGAGTTAGCTAAATTTGTTGGGTTAACCGGGTTTCAAGATATAATCGAG GACTGCTTTGCTTTGCTCGTTTATGAAAAGCCTGAGGAATCACCGGTTGGGTATTTCCTAGAAGACTCGCATAAGGAACTAGTGGCTGATGCCGTGAATGCAGCGATACTATCAACAAATCCAAATAAGAGAGATGCGCAGAGTCACTTGCATTCCCATCTGGAGAAACTGCTAAGACAATTAACCGTGTGCTGTTTGGAAAGGCGGTCACTGAATGGAGACCAAGGCGAAACATTCCGGCTTCACCGCGTACTTGACAACAACAGTACAAGAAGATGA